The following coding sequences are from one Bacteroidales bacterium window:
- a CDS encoding NAD(P)-dependent oxidoreductase, translating into MKILITGNLGYVGSELVKLLRKNYPDAQLIGFDIGYFAKHITNRNAAPEIYLDNQYYGDVRKFPEWLLEGVDAVVQLAAISNDPIGNKFEEITLDINYKSVIDIAKKAKKAGVKKMIFASSCSVYGFAEESARTEESSVNPLTAYARSKVFAERDLQPLADDKFTVTCLRFATACGMSDRLRLDLVLNDFVAGAISSGEINIMSDGTPWRPLINVRDMGRAIIWGIERKASNGGNYLVINTGSNVWNYQVKELAYAINKILPETQVSINKDAQPDKRSYRVSFDKFEKLAAGFTPVYSLEQSINDLVDGLKKIDFNDKNYRQSRLIRLYVVNELLDQQIVNNQLELIK; encoded by the coding sequence ATGAAAATATTAATTACCGGTAATCTCGGATATGTAGGATCAGAACTTGTCAAACTGCTCAGGAAAAATTATCCCGACGCACAGCTCATTGGTTTTGACATCGGGTATTTTGCAAAACATATCACCAACCGGAATGCTGCCCCTGAAATTTATCTCGATAATCAATATTATGGCGACGTAAGGAAGTTTCCTGAATGGCTTCTCGAAGGAGTTGATGCTGTAGTGCAGCTGGCAGCCATTTCAAATGACCCTATTGGAAATAAGTTTGAAGAGATCACCCTCGATATAAATTATAAATCGGTAATTGATATTGCAAAAAAGGCAAAAAAAGCAGGCGTAAAGAAAATGATCTTTGCATCGAGTTGCTCGGTTTATGGATTTGCTGAAGAATCAGCCCGTACCGAAGAATCCTCTGTAAATCCTCTTACAGCCTATGCACGTTCCAAAGTATTTGCAGAAAGGGATCTTCAGCCGCTTGCTGATGACAAATTCACGGTTACCTGCCTTCGTTTTGCCACGGCATGTGGTATGAGCGATCGTCTGAGGCTCGACCTGGTGCTGAATGACTTTGTTGCAGGTGCTATTTCCTCTGGAGAAATTAACATTATGAGTGACGGTACTCCCTGGAGACCGTTGATCAATGTAAGGGATATGGGCCGCGCCATCATCTGGGGCATTGAAAGAAAAGCCTCAAACGGCGGAAATTACCTTGTAATCAATACAGGAAGCAATGTATGGAATTACCAGGTTAAGGAGCTTGCCTATGCCATCAACAAAATATTGCCTGAAACACAGGTCTCAATCAACAAGGATGCCCAGCCCGATAAGAGATCGTACCGCGTAAGCTTTGATAAGTTTGAGAAACTTGCCGCTGGTTTTACACCGGTTTACAGCCTTGAACAATCAATCAATGACCTGGTTGACGGGCTTAAAAAAATTGATTTCAATGATAAGAATTACAGGCAGTCGAGGCTGATCAGGCTCTATGTGGTAAATGAACTTCTTGACCAGCAAATTGTAAATAACCAGCTGGAACTCATCAAATGA
- a CDS encoding class I SAM-dependent methyltransferase, with amino-acid sequence MKCRHCKHELKNVFVDLVNCPPSNDMLKPEKLNEPEVYYPLKIYTCDQCLLVQVDEMRKADSIFNSEYTYFSSYSTSWLAHAKKYTDMMVERFGFNSNSQVVEIASNDGYLLQYFKEYNIPVLGVDPTANTAAVAIGKGIPTIIDFFGADFAQKKLVDQNIKADLILGNNVLAHVPDINDFVKGVKTALKPEGVVTFEFPHLYRLVVECQFDTIYHEHFSYLSFTVVKRIFESQGLEMFDVQELPTHGGSLRIFAKHKDSKRPVEENVALMLKKEEEAGMKTMKYYDGFQPRVDEIKYHVWEFLIGAKRQGKKVIGYGAAAKGNTLLNYCGIKGTDLIQFAVDASPHKQNLLLPASHIPVRGLDSIREYKPDYVIILPWNLKKEISEQLKYIREWDGKFVTFIPELNVF; translated from the coding sequence ATGAAATGCAGACACTGTAAACATGAACTGAAAAATGTATTTGTAGATCTCGTGAACTGCCCTCCGTCAAACGATATGTTAAAACCGGAAAAGCTAAACGAGCCTGAAGTATATTATCCTCTTAAAATATATACCTGTGATCAGTGTCTGTTGGTGCAGGTTGATGAAATGAGAAAAGCAGACTCCATCTTTAACAGCGAGTACACTTATTTTTCATCCTATTCCACAAGCTGGCTGGCGCATGCCAAAAAGTACACGGATATGATGGTTGAGCGGTTCGGTTTCAACAGCAACTCACAGGTTGTTGAAATTGCAAGCAATGACGGCTACTTGCTTCAGTACTTTAAGGAATACAACATTCCGGTTCTTGGCGTAGATCCGACAGCCAATACGGCTGCTGTTGCCATTGGCAAGGGCATACCGACTATCATCGATTTCTTCGGCGCTGATTTTGCACAAAAGAAACTGGTGGATCAGAATATTAAAGCCGACCTGATTTTAGGTAATAATGTACTGGCTCATGTTCCCGACATCAATGACTTTGTGAAAGGCGTTAAAACAGCCCTCAAACCCGAAGGTGTGGTTACTTTTGAATTCCCGCATCTTTACAGGCTTGTTGTGGAATGCCAGTTTGATACCATATATCATGAACATTTTTCATACCTGTCCTTTACCGTTGTAAAGCGGATCTTTGAAAGCCAGGGACTTGAGATGTTTGACGTGCAGGAACTGCCTACCCATGGCGGATCCCTGAGAATTTTTGCGAAACATAAAGATTCAAAAAGGCCTGTTGAGGAAAATGTGGCCCTCATGCTGAAGAAGGAAGAGGAAGCCGGAATGAAGACCATGAAATACTATGATGGATTTCAGCCCCGCGTTGATGAAATCAAGTATCATGTATGGGAATTCCTTATTGGTGCCAAACGGCAGGGTAAAAAAGTAATCGGTTACGGGGCTGCCGCAAAGGGGAATACCCTTCTCAATTATTGTGGTATAAAAGGCACCGACCTTATACAGTTTGCAGTTGATGCGTCACCGCACAAACAGAACCTGCTGCTACCGGCCAGTCATATACCGGTTCGCGGACTGGACAGCATTCGTGAATACAAACCGGATTATGTCATCATTCTCCCCTGGAACCTTAAGAAAGAAATCAGTGAACAACTGAAATATATCAGGGAATGGGATGGCAAATTCGTGACTTTCATACCTGAACTGAATGTTTTTTGA
- the rfbF gene encoding glucose-1-phosphate cytidylyltransferase, whose protein sequence is MKAVLLAGGFGTRISEESGIRPKPMVEIGGKPILWHIMKIYAHFGIKDFVICVGYKGNIIKEFFANYFLYQSDVTFDLKYNTMSILNNQSEEWKVTLADTGLNTMTGGRLKRVKDYIGNETFCMTYGDGVSDVKIDEIIKFHKQEKSIATLTAVQEPGRFGTISLKSDQTKVSNFREKQNDENTAWINGGFFVLEPEIFKYIDDDSTVFEKTPLEKLAKEGKLSAFRHNGFWQPMDTIRDKNVLEELWSSGKAPWKIW, encoded by the coding sequence ATGAAGGCAGTTTTACTGGCAGGAGGCTTTGGTACAAGGATCAGCGAAGAAAGCGGTATCAGGCCCAAGCCCATGGTTGAAATTGGCGGAAAACCAATCCTCTGGCATATAATGAAAATCTATGCGCATTTTGGCATAAAAGACTTTGTCATTTGCGTAGGTTATAAAGGAAACATCATCAAGGAATTTTTTGCTAACTATTTCCTTTACCAGTCTGATGTAACCTTTGATCTCAAATACAACACCATGTCGATTCTTAATAACCAGTCGGAAGAATGGAAAGTAACCCTTGCCGACACCGGTTTGAATACAATGACGGGTGGCCGTTTAAAGCGGGTTAAGGACTATATAGGAAATGAGACCTTCTGTATGACATATGGTGACGGAGTGAGTGATGTGAAGATTGATGAGATAATTAAGTTCCATAAACAGGAAAAATCAATAGCCACGCTCACTGCAGTGCAGGAACCGGGACGATTCGGAACCATTTCACTGAAAAGCGATCAGACCAAGGTGAGCAACTTCAGGGAGAAACAGAATGATGAGAATACGGCCTGGATCAACGGCGGTTTCTTTGTTCTGGAACCTGAAATCTTCAAATACATTGATGATGATTCCACTGTATTTGAAAAAACGCCGCTTGAGAAGCTGGCCAAAGAAGGGAAACTTTCTGCCTTCAGGCATAATGGATTCTGGCAGCCAATGGATACCATACGCGACAAGAACGTTTTGGAAGAGCTTTGGAGTTCGGGGAAAGCACCATGGAAGATATGGTAA
- a CDS encoding 16S rRNA (uracil(1498)-N(3))-methyltransferase codes for MHVFYNTGIIDRNAVLNAEESAHCARVLRLTAGETVLLLDGSGKMYRAKLTSSNPKRCELEIVETIAVNRSRDFDISIAIAPTKNMDRFEWFVEKAVEIGVDTITPLLCQRSERKVINIERLQKLVISTMKQAIVAKMPVIREMTKFDKFISAYDGPLQNRFIAHCLNDDKKLLQKTILPSTHAVILIGPEGDFTPEEIQSSLNHQFIPVSLGDNRLRTETAGVVACTVLNA; via the coding sequence ATGCATGTTTTCTATAATACCGGAATAATTGACAGGAATGCGGTGTTGAATGCCGAGGAATCAGCCCATTGTGCAAGAGTACTAAGGCTTACAGCCGGTGAAACGGTGCTTTTGCTTGATGGCTCTGGCAAAATGTACAGGGCAAAACTCACCAGCTCTAATCCCAAAAGATGCGAACTCGAAATAGTTGAGACAATTGCTGTAAACCGGTCCAGGGATTTCGATATCAGTATCGCAATTGCCCCGACTAAAAACATGGACCGTTTTGAATGGTTTGTTGAAAAAGCGGTTGAAATAGGTGTTGATACTATTACACCGCTTCTTTGCCAGCGTTCGGAAAGAAAGGTTATCAATATTGAAAGGCTTCAGAAGCTTGTAATTTCAACAATGAAACAGGCGATAGTAGCTAAGATGCCTGTCATACGGGAAATGACAAAGTTTGACAAATTCATATCCGCCTACGACGGCCCTTTACAGAACCGGTTTATTGCCCACTGTCTGAACGATGACAAGAAACTCCTTCAAAAAACTATACTTCCGTCAACACATGCCGTTATCCTGATTGGTCCGGAGGGCGATTTCACACCCGAAGAAATCCAATCCTCTCTGAATCATCAATTTATTCCGGTTTCGCTGGGGGATAATCGGTTGCGGACTGAAACGGCCGGCGTTGTGGCATGTACCGTTTTAAACGCCTGA
- a CDS encoding DUF4910 domain-containing protein, which translates to MIDFIKELYPICRSITGDGLRQTLKLIKDQIPVVLHEVPTGTKVLDWEIPNEWNIRDAYLKDSSGNKVIDFRKLNLHVLNYSTPVNSKMNLTELRPHLFSIPEKPELVPYRTSYYSPNWGFCLSQDQLQTLKDGTYEVVIDSDLKPGSLTYAELLIKGQVEDEVLISTHTCHPSLCNDNLSGIAVCTELAKWVLKSNPYYSYRFLFIPGTIGAITWLARNEDKIQKIKYGLVTSLLGIDSVFTYKKSRRGDTRIDRIVEHVLASKGLPFKIIDFIPYGYDERQFCSPGFNMPVGNLTRVPFGEYPEYHTSADNFDLISEKGLQDSLEVFKEVVLNIEADRKYINQFPKGEPQLGKRGLYDNIGGRNDSKTLQLAFLWVLNYSDGEHSLTDIAVLSGLKTSLIAEAAEMLKSKGLIKQT; encoded by the coding sequence ATGATAGACTTTATAAAAGAATTATATCCGATTTGCAGAAGCATAACGGGAGACGGGTTGCGACAGACCCTTAAACTGATCAAAGACCAGATACCTGTTGTATTGCATGAGGTGCCTACCGGAACGAAAGTTCTCGACTGGGAAATTCCGAATGAATGGAATATCCGGGATGCTTACCTGAAGGACAGTTCGGGCAATAAGGTTATTGATTTCAGGAAGCTCAACCTTCATGTGCTGAATTACAGTACCCCTGTAAACAGCAAAATGAATCTGACAGAGCTGAGGCCTCATTTGTTCAGCATTCCTGAAAAACCGGAACTGGTGCCCTACCGAACTTCATATTACTCTCCTAACTGGGGCTTTTGCCTCAGCCAGGATCAGCTTCAAACGCTGAAAGACGGCACATATGAAGTGGTGATCGACAGTGACCTGAAACCGGGAAGCCTGACGTATGCCGAGCTGCTTATTAAAGGACAGGTGGAGGATGAAGTGCTTATTTCAACGCACACATGCCATCCCTCGCTGTGCAATGATAATCTTTCGGGGATTGCGGTTTGTACCGAACTGGCAAAATGGGTGCTGAAGAGCAACCCGTATTATTCATACCGTTTTCTTTTCATTCCAGGTACAATTGGAGCTATTACCTGGCTGGCACGAAATGAAGATAAAATTCAGAAAATAAAATACGGTCTTGTTACCTCATTGCTGGGTATTGACAGCGTATTTACCTATAAGAAATCGCGCAGGGGTGATACACGAATCGACCGCATCGTTGAGCATGTGCTTGCTTCCAAAGGATTACCTTTTAAAATCATTGATTTCATTCCTTACGGGTATGATGAAAGGCAATTCTGTTCACCCGGCTTTAACATGCCGGTAGGAAACCTTACAAGGGTTCCCTTCGGGGAATATCCTGAATACCATACATCGGCAGATAATTTTGACCTGATTTCAGAAAAGGGGCTGCAGGATTCGCTTGAAGTATTTAAAGAAGTTGTATTGAATATTGAAGCGGACCGGAAGTATATAAACCAGTTTCCAAAAGGAGAACCTCAGCTTGGAAAAAGGGGTTTGTATGATAATATCGGGGGCAGGAACGACAGCAAGACCCTGCAACTGGCTTTTCTGTGGGTTCTGAATTATTCTGACGGGGAACACAGCCTGACAGACATTGCGGTTTTATCAGGACTTAAAACCAGCCTTATTGCTGAAGCAGCCGAAATGCTTAAAAGTAAGGGCTTAATTAAACAGACTTAA
- a CDS encoding aminotransferase class IV, with translation MATKLQRPDYAYMGGKIIPWDEAVLHVGCEAVTRGLNVFEGIKGYWDINGNFGIVFLRKHYNRLVRSARLLHIPCPWTFEQYQDAVFQLIGRLLTKERDMWARTTLYVVEGHWGEGTKADLILTAYHQDKVIPESINLGVSTWQRATDSALPARIKTSSNYQMGRLARMEGRMRNCSDMILLNNQGRVAEATGSCVLMVRDGVIYTPPASEGALESITLDFIEALAKTLGIPFVRRPIDHTELIIADELAICGTLAELVTINSIDGLPLNPDGPLLTSIRDRFFKVVRGEATDAGFETSIIPKTYIKNA, from the coding sequence ATGGCTACAAAATTACAAAGACCTGATTACGCCTACATGGGCGGCAAGATCATTCCCTGGGATGAAGCCGTTTTGCATGTTGGTTGCGAAGCGGTAACGCGGGGTCTGAATGTTTTTGAAGGTATCAAGGGATACTGGGACATCAATGGAAACTTCGGTATTGTTTTCTTAAGGAAGCATTACAACCGGCTGGTTCGTTCGGCCAGGTTACTTCACATCCCCTGCCCCTGGACCTTTGAACAATACCAGGATGCCGTTTTCCAGCTGATCGGAAGACTGCTGACAAAGGAAAGGGACATGTGGGCCCGTACTACCCTGTATGTTGTAGAAGGACACTGGGGCGAAGGAACAAAGGCCGACCTGATTCTTACCGCTTATCACCAGGATAAGGTAATTCCCGAATCCATTAACCTGGGTGTGAGCACATGGCAGAGGGCTACTGATTCAGCCCTTCCGGCAAGGATCAAAACCTCATCAAACTACCAGATGGGACGGTTGGCAAGAATGGAAGGTCGGATGCGCAATTGTTCCGATATGATCCTGCTGAACAACCAGGGTAGAGTTGCTGAAGCAACAGGATCATGTGTGCTGATGGTAAGGGATGGTGTTATATACACCCCGCCCGCATCAGAAGGAGCTCTTGAAAGCATCACGCTCGATTTCATTGAGGCGTTGGCTAAAACACTTGGAATTCCTTTCGTAAGAAGGCCTATCGATCACACTGAACTTATCATTGCCGATGAACTGGCTATTTGCGGTACACTGGCCGAACTGGTAACGATCAATTCGATTGATGGTTTGCCTTTAAATCCTGATGGTCCGCTTCTTACATCCATAAGGGACAGATTCTTTAAAGTAGTGAGAGGAGAGGCCACAGACGCGGGATTTGAAACGTCAATCATCCCGAAAACCTACATAAAAAACGCATAG
- the rfbC gene encoding dTDP-4-dehydrorhamnose 3,5-epimerase, with protein MRFTETPLKGAYIIDLNPISDERGMFMRTYCKNEFAEIGHDKEFVQFNQSVTRQTGTIRGMHYQVPPFSEIKLLRCIRGSVFDVIIDLRQDSPTFLQYFSVELSERNMLSLYIPQGFAHGFQTLEDNTQLIYHHSAFYTPGFEAGIRYNDPAIGINWPLSVSVITEKDKNHPLLNNTFKGITL; from the coding sequence ATGAGATTCACTGAAACTCCCTTAAAGGGAGCCTATATTATAGATCTGAATCCAATTTCAGACGAACGCGGCATGTTCATGAGAACATACTGCAAAAACGAATTCGCTGAAATCGGGCATGATAAAGAATTTGTGCAGTTCAACCAGTCGGTCACCCGGCAAACAGGCACAATCAGGGGTATGCACTACCAGGTGCCCCCTTTCAGTGAAATAAAGCTGCTGCGTTGCATACGGGGAAGCGTGTTTGATGTGATCATCGATCTGCGTCAGGACTCCCCTACTTTCCTGCAGTATTTTTCAGTTGAACTGAGTGAAAGGAACATGCTTTCGCTATACATTCCTCAGGGATTTGCACATGGTTTTCAGACTCTTGAGGATAACACTCAACTGATATACCATCATTCGGCGTTTTATACCCCCGGATTTGAAGCAGGAATCCGTTACAACGACCCGGCGATTGGTATAAACTGGCCATTATCCGTATCGGTTATCACAGAAAAAGATAAGAATCATCCACTATTGAATAATACCTTTAAAGGAATCACATTATGA
- a CDS encoding MBOAT family O-acyltransferase codes for MLFNSLEFLIFFPIVVALYYALPHKNRWALLLIASCYFYMVFVPIYILILGFTIVVDYFAGIWLEDAKGRKRRLLLIASIIANTGVLAIFKYYNFLNENLTVLLKGFSVQNPIPFLSILLPIGLSFHTFQAMSYTIEVYRGNQKAERNFGIYALYVMYFPQLVAGPIERPQNMLHQFHEEKFLSFENFAEGLKHIVWGLFKKVVIADRISEYVNVVYGDPHQYGGAQLLMATIFFSFQIYCDFSGYSSIAIGTSRIFGIRLMQNFNRPYLSSSIREFWHRWHISLSTWFRDYLYFPLGGNRVAIPRAYLNTFIVFVVSGLWHGANWTFVIWGALHGFYQIFGKLTQPARDRFNTLIGMNKIPGIHKTIQIAITFMLASFAWIFFRARSLDDAMYIVTHIFSVRTFQNLNLFEFRADMVMGVLLIILLMLLDVLEEKIKISEKLRLSPSAVRWTVYGVSVLALMIFGIWKSADFIYFQF; via the coding sequence ATGCTATTTAATTCGCTCGAATTCCTAATCTTCTTTCCTATTGTTGTTGCGCTTTATTATGCGCTTCCCCATAAAAACCGCTGGGCGCTCCTTCTGATAGCGAGCTGTTACTTTTATATGGTATTTGTCCCGATTTACATCCTGATCCTCGGCTTTACAATCGTCGTGGATTATTTTGCCGGAATTTGGCTTGAAGATGCTAAAGGGAGGAAACGAAGACTTCTGCTTATTGCCAGCATTATAGCCAACACAGGCGTTCTGGCTATTTTTAAATACTATAATTTTCTGAATGAGAATCTTACAGTGCTTTTGAAAGGTTTCTCAGTTCAGAATCCCATACCATTTTTATCTATTCTGTTGCCTATCGGACTTTCGTTCCATACGTTCCAGGCCATGAGTTATACCATCGAGGTGTACAGGGGAAACCAGAAGGCCGAGCGCAATTTTGGCATATATGCCCTGTATGTTATGTACTTTCCACAATTGGTGGCAGGGCCTATTGAAAGGCCTCAAAATATGCTTCACCAGTTTCATGAGGAGAAGTTCCTCAGTTTTGAAAATTTCGCTGAAGGACTCAAACATATTGTTTGGGGACTTTTCAAAAAAGTGGTTATTGCCGACAGGATCTCGGAATATGTAAATGTGGTTTACGGAGATCCCCACCAGTATGGGGGGGCACAGTTGCTGATGGCCACTATATTTTTCTCCTTCCAGATTTATTGTGATTTCTCGGGTTATTCATCCATTGCAATTGGCACATCACGGATTTTTGGAATAAGGCTTATGCAAAACTTCAACCGGCCCTATCTTTCATCAAGTATCCGTGAATTCTGGCACAGGTGGCATATATCACTGTCAACATGGTTCCGTGATTATCTTTATTTTCCTTTAGGAGGAAACCGTGTTGCCATTCCAAGAGCCTACCTGAACACCTTTATTGTTTTCGTAGTGAGCGGATTGTGGCACGGAGCAAACTGGACATTTGTCATTTGGGGTGCACTCCATGGGTTTTACCAGATTTTCGGCAAATTGACCCAGCCTGCACGTGACCGGTTCAACACGTTAATCGGAATGAATAAAATTCCCGGTATTCATAAGACTATTCAAATTGCTATCACATTCATGCTTGCTTCCTTTGCCTGGATTTTCTTCCGTGCCCGCTCGCTTGATGATGCCATGTATATTGTGACCCATATTTTCAGTGTACGGACCTTTCAGAACCTGAATCTTTTTGAATTCCGCGCCGACATGGTCATGGGTGTCCTTCTAATCATTCTGCTTATGCTGCTTGATGTTCTTGAGGAAAAAATAAAGATCTCGGAAAAATTAAGGCTTTCGCCCTCGGCTGTCCGCTGGACTGTTTACGGTGTTTCAGTTCTCGCACTTATGATATTCGGGATATGGAAATCAGCTGACTTTATCTATTTTCAATTCTAA